A genome region from Osmerus mordax isolate fOsmMor3 chromosome 27, fOsmMor3.pri, whole genome shotgun sequence includes the following:
- the micos13 gene encoding MICOS complex subunit MIC13 — translation MAAKLLPVVKLATKVTVAGGALYVAYDSGLLGGSAQGSEVLSKAKAAIPPAVDEWMKYFGLELPAIPKVAFAPVESWNSGVRASISFLSLAPTRAGEISSQSVQYLRNLTK, via the exons ATGGCGGCCAAGCTTTTACCGGTTGTGAA GTTGGCCACCAAGGTGACCGTCGCGGGAGGGGCTCTTTATGTAGCCTACGACTCGGGTCTACTCGGAGGCAGCGCGCAAGGCTCCGAGGTTCTCAGCAAAGCTAAGGCAGCCATTCCGCCTGCCGTAGACGAGTGGATGAAGTACTTTGGCCTGGAG CTCCCAGCTATACCGAAGGTCGCTTTCGCCCCGGTTGAGTCCTGGAACTCCG gtgtgcgcgcctccatctccttcctgtcCCTCGCGCCCACCAGAGCGGGAGAGATCAGCAGCCAGAGCGTGCAGTACCTGAGGAACCTGACCAAATAA
- the LOC136936796 gene encoding hydroxysteroid 11-beta-dehydrogenase 1-like protein isoform X2 gives MRTLSKLFLVGALGVFLAVQWNAPSFDPESLRGARVFVTGASTGIGEQTAYHYARLGAQLVITARREHVLHKVSEHCQVLGAQQARYLVLDMAEPQDAERAVGLAADLLGGLDVVVLNHIGSSPFSMWDGDMPHLRWLMQVNFLSYVQMAKAALPLLEPSGGSLVVVSSLLAKMSSPFVAPYSSTKFALNGFFGTLQQELAMKNSNVSISIATLGLIDTDNAMEKVRDIVTIPAYPASEAALALLKVGASRQAETYYPQHLHLLALVRDWAPSVRDWVMRSSYNYTP, from the exons ATGAGAACGTTGTCTAAACTTTTTCTTGTTGGAGCTCTTGGTGTGTTTCTTGCGGTCCAGTGGAATGCACCCAGCTTTGACCCAG AGTCTCTAAGAGGAGCCAGAGTGTTTGTGACTGGAGCCAGCACGGGCATCGGGGAGCAGACTGCCTATCACTACGCTCGCCTCGGAGCCCAGTTGGTGATCACAGCACGCAGGGAGCATGTCCTACACAAG GTGTCTGAACACTGCCAGGTGCTAGGGGCCCAGCAGGCCCGGTACCTGGTGTTGGACATGGCTGAACCCCAAGATGCTGAGCGGGCCGTGGGGTTGGCTGCAGACCTCCTGGGGGGACTGGACGTGGTGGTGCTCAACCACATCGGCTCCAGCCCCTTCAGCATGTGGGACGGAGACATGCCGCACCTGCGCTGGCTGATGCAG gtgaaCTTCCTGAGCTACGTGCAGATGGCGAAGGCAGCTCTGCCACTGCTGGAGCCCAGCGGAGGGTCTCTGGTCGTCGTGTCGTCTCTGCTGG CTAAGATGTCTTCTCCGTTCGTGGCGCCCTACTCCTCCACCAAGTTCGCCCTGAACGGGTTCTTTGGGACTCTGCAGCAGGAGCTGGCAATGAAGAACAGCAACGTGTCCATCTCCATCGCCACCCTGGGCCTCATCGACACCGACAACGCCATGGAGAAAGTCAG ggacaTCGTCACCATCCCAGCTTACCCAGCCAGTGAGGCAGCTCTGGCCCTGCTGAAAGTGGGGGCCAGCCGGCAGGCAGAGACCTACTACCCccagcacctccacctcctggcCCTGGTGCGAGACTGGGCCCCCTCTGTGAGAGACTGGGTCATGAGGAGCTCCTACAACTACACtccctga
- the LOC136936796 gene encoding hydroxysteroid 11-beta-dehydrogenase 1-like protein isoform X3, with protein sequence MHPALTQLFPVSCLRCTESLRGARVFVTGASTGIGEQTAYHYARLGAQLVITARREHVLHKVSEHCQVLGAQQARYLVLDMAEPQDAERAVGLAADLLGGLDVVVLNHIGSSPFSMWDGDMPHLRWLMQVNFLSYVQMAKAALPLLEPSGGSLVVVSSLLAKMSSPFVAPYSSTKFALNGFFGTLQQELAMKNSNVSISIATLGLIDTDNAMEKVRDIVTIPAYPASEAALALLKVGASRQAETYYPQHLHLLALVRDWAPSVRDWVMRSSYNYTP encoded by the exons ATGCACCCAGCTTTGACCCAG CTGTTTCCTGTTAGCTGTTTACGTTGTACAGAGTCTCTAAGAGGAGCCAGAGTGTTTGTGACTGGAGCCAGCACGGGCATCGGGGAGCAGACTGCCTATCACTACGCTCGCCTCGGAGCCCAGTTGGTGATCACAGCACGCAGGGAGCATGTCCTACACAAG GTGTCTGAACACTGCCAGGTGCTAGGGGCCCAGCAGGCCCGGTACCTGGTGTTGGACATGGCTGAACCCCAAGATGCTGAGCGGGCCGTGGGGTTGGCTGCAGACCTCCTGGGGGGACTGGACGTGGTGGTGCTCAACCACATCGGCTCCAGCCCCTTCAGCATGTGGGACGGAGACATGCCGCACCTGCGCTGGCTGATGCAG gtgaaCTTCCTGAGCTACGTGCAGATGGCGAAGGCAGCTCTGCCACTGCTGGAGCCCAGCGGAGGGTCTCTGGTCGTCGTGTCGTCTCTGCTGG CTAAGATGTCTTCTCCGTTCGTGGCGCCCTACTCCTCCACCAAGTTCGCCCTGAACGGGTTCTTTGGGACTCTGCAGCAGGAGCTGGCAATGAAGAACAGCAACGTGTCCATCTCCATCGCCACCCTGGGCCTCATCGACACCGACAACGCCATGGAGAAAGTCAG ggacaTCGTCACCATCCCAGCTTACCCAGCCAGTGAGGCAGCTCTGGCCCTGCTGAAAGTGGGGGCCAGCCGGCAGGCAGAGACCTACTACCCccagcacctccacctcctggcCCTGGTGCGAGACTGGGCCCCCTCTGTGAGAGACTGGGTCATGAGGAGCTCCTACAACTACACtccctga
- the LOC136936796 gene encoding hydroxysteroid 11-beta-dehydrogenase 1-like protein isoform X4, with product MTQEENQPMINKPYLETQLTVLERLKLLGQRKSLRGARVFVTGASTGIGEQTAYHYARLGAQLVITARREHVLHKVSEHCQVLGAQQARYLVLDMAEPQDAERAVGLAADLLGGLDVVVLNHIGSSPFSMWDGDMPHLRWLMQVNFLSYVQMAKAALPLLEPSGGSLVVVSSLLAKMSSPFVAPYSSTKFALNGFFGTLQQELAMKNSNVSISIATLGLIDTDNAMEKVR from the exons ATGACACAGGAAGAGAACCAACCAATGATCAACAAGCCATATTTAGAAACCCAACTGACTGTTCTAGAACGCCTGAAGTTGCTTGGTCAAAGGA AGTCTCTAAGAGGAGCCAGAGTGTTTGTGACTGGAGCCAGCACGGGCATCGGGGAGCAGACTGCCTATCACTACGCTCGCCTCGGAGCCCAGTTGGTGATCACAGCACGCAGGGAGCATGTCCTACACAAG GTGTCTGAACACTGCCAGGTGCTAGGGGCCCAGCAGGCCCGGTACCTGGTGTTGGACATGGCTGAACCCCAAGATGCTGAGCGGGCCGTGGGGTTGGCTGCAGACCTCCTGGGGGGACTGGACGTGGTGGTGCTCAACCACATCGGCTCCAGCCCCTTCAGCATGTGGGACGGAGACATGCCGCACCTGCGCTGGCTGATGCAG gtgaaCTTCCTGAGCTACGTGCAGATGGCGAAGGCAGCTCTGCCACTGCTGGAGCCCAGCGGAGGGTCTCTGGTCGTCGTGTCGTCTCTGCTGG CTAAGATGTCTTCTCCGTTCGTGGCGCCCTACTCCTCCACCAAGTTCGCCCTGAACGGGTTCTTTGGGACTCTGCAGCAGGAGCTGGCAATGAAGAACAGCAACGTGTCCATCTCCATCGCCACCCTGGGCCTCATCGACACCGACAACGCCATGGAGAAAGTCAGGTGA
- the LOC136936796 gene encoding hydroxysteroid 11-beta-dehydrogenase 1-like protein isoform X1, with amino-acid sequence MTQEENQPMINKPYLETQLTVLERLKLLGQRKSLRGARVFVTGASTGIGEQTAYHYARLGAQLVITARREHVLHKVSEHCQVLGAQQARYLVLDMAEPQDAERAVGLAADLLGGLDVVVLNHIGSSPFSMWDGDMPHLRWLMQVNFLSYVQMAKAALPLLEPSGGSLVVVSSLLAKMSSPFVAPYSSTKFALNGFFGTLQQELAMKNSNVSISIATLGLIDTDNAMEKVRDIVTIPAYPASEAALALLKVGASRQAETYYPQHLHLLALVRDWAPSVRDWVMRSSYNYTP; translated from the exons ATGACACAGGAAGAGAACCAACCAATGATCAACAAGCCATATTTAGAAACCCAACTGACTGTTCTAGAACGCCTGAAGTTGCTTGGTCAAAGGA AGTCTCTAAGAGGAGCCAGAGTGTTTGTGACTGGAGCCAGCACGGGCATCGGGGAGCAGACTGCCTATCACTACGCTCGCCTCGGAGCCCAGTTGGTGATCACAGCACGCAGGGAGCATGTCCTACACAAG GTGTCTGAACACTGCCAGGTGCTAGGGGCCCAGCAGGCCCGGTACCTGGTGTTGGACATGGCTGAACCCCAAGATGCTGAGCGGGCCGTGGGGTTGGCTGCAGACCTCCTGGGGGGACTGGACGTGGTGGTGCTCAACCACATCGGCTCCAGCCCCTTCAGCATGTGGGACGGAGACATGCCGCACCTGCGCTGGCTGATGCAG gtgaaCTTCCTGAGCTACGTGCAGATGGCGAAGGCAGCTCTGCCACTGCTGGAGCCCAGCGGAGGGTCTCTGGTCGTCGTGTCGTCTCTGCTGG CTAAGATGTCTTCTCCGTTCGTGGCGCCCTACTCCTCCACCAAGTTCGCCCTGAACGGGTTCTTTGGGACTCTGCAGCAGGAGCTGGCAATGAAGAACAGCAACGTGTCCATCTCCATCGCCACCCTGGGCCTCATCGACACCGACAACGCCATGGAGAAAGTCAG ggacaTCGTCACCATCCCAGCTTACCCAGCCAGTGAGGCAGCTCTGGCCCTGCTGAAAGTGGGGGCCAGCCGGCAGGCAGAGACCTACTACCCccagcacctccacctcctggcCCTGGTGCGAGACTGGGCCCCCTCTGTGAGAGACTGGGTCATGAGGAGCTCCTACAACTACACtccctga